From Stigmatopora nigra isolate UIUO_SnigA chromosome 5, RoL_Snig_1.1, whole genome shotgun sequence, a single genomic window includes:
- the hnrnpm gene encoding heterogeneous nuclear ribonucleoprotein M isoform X1 has product MKKAVEKVNKHNLNGRPLKVKEDPDGVIAQREISKGHGGGGPHGGMGGMDRMNMDRMGPGINGPMINIPPSLMNNANIPMEIIHGLQAGRIGNTVFVANLDYKVGWKKLKEVFSMAGLVVRSDILEDKEGKSRGMGTVTFDMPIEAVQAVSMFNGQLLFNRIMHVKLDEKSMPKDFVPPDRGPSLPRGLSGIGLGLGPGGQPIDATQLNRGAAGMGNMGMDGMGFGNMGNRMGGMDNFGGMNNMDRFSSSGMGRMNDMDRGIGGGGFDRDFGRNEMGMTRNNFGDSFDRGNSMGMDRMNSGMERLGGNMDRVGGMDRMGMDRMDRVADLDRMGSGFDRLGTTGMDRLGPSMDRLGSGLDRISSTMDRLGPTGFDRLGPSNLDRMGSGLEFGTPMGMDRVGNAGLDRMSSNFDRMGSAGGLDRFPSGGLDRMSSGMDRMGSGGVGAQFDRSSDLDRGFGGNSFGGAGGPGSGAGNARKGCQIFVRNLPFDFTWKMLKDTFNTCGMVQYADIKMENGKSKGCGVVRFDNPETADRACRTMNGYRLNGREIDVRIDRNA; this is encoded by the exons ATGAAGAAAGCAGTGGAGAAGGTCAACAAGCACAACCTCAATGGCCGTCCCCTGAAAGTGAAAGAG gatcCTGACGGTGTGATCGCTCAACGGGAAATCAGCAAGGGACATGGGGGTGGAGGGCCCCATGGTGGCATGGGTGGAATGGATCGCATGAACATGGATAGAATGGGGCCTGGGATAAATGGCCCTATGATCAATATCCCACCCAGTTTGATGAACAATGCCAATATTCCCATGGAGATCATCCACGGTCTTCAAGCAGGGAGAATTGGCAACACTGTTTTTGTTGCAAAT CTTGACTACAAAGTGGGATGGAAGAAGCTTAAAGAGGTGTTCAGCATGGCCGGTTTAGTCGTGAGATCTGACATCCTTGAAGACAAGGAAGGCAAGAGCAGAGGGATGGGAACTGTGACATTTGACATGCCCATTGAAGCCGTTCAAGCTGTCT CCATGTTTAATGGACAGTTGTTATTCAACCGAATCATGCATGTAAAACTG GATGAGAAGTCCATGCCCAAAGACTTTGTGCCACCTGACAGAGGTCCTTCTCTTCCAC gtGGCCTGAGTGGCATTGGTTTGGGGTTGGGACCTGGTGGCCAGCCTATAGACGCTACTCAGCTTAATAGAGGCGCAGCTGGAATGGGAAACATGG GAATGGATGGAATGGGCTTTGGCAACATGGGAAATCGTATGGGTG GTATGGACAATTTTGGTGGAATGAACAACATGGATCGCTTTAGCTCTTCTGGAATGGGCAGAATGAATG ATATGGACCGGGGTATTGGTGGCGGTGGCTTTGACCGGGACTTTGGTCGAAATGAAATGGGCATGACTCGCAATAATTTTGGAGATTCCTTCGATCGAG GAAATTCAATGGGTATGGACCGCATGAATTCTGGAATGGAGCGTCTTGGAGGAAACATGGATAGGGTTGGAGGGATGGATCGAATGGGCATGGACAGGATGGACCGCGTGGCCGACCTGGACCGGATGGGCTCTGGCTTTGACAGGCTGGGTACCACCGGGATGGATAGGCTGGGTCCTAGCATGGACAGGCTTGGGAGCGGCCTAGACCGTATAAGCTCCACCATGGATCGTCTCGGCCCGACTGGGTTCGATCGATTGGGGCCGTCTAATCTGGATCGCATGGGTTCCGGTCTGGAATTCGGCACCCCAATGGGCATGGATCGCGTGGGCAACGCTGGGCTCGACCGAATGTCCAGCAATTTTGACCGCATGGGCTCGGCTGGAGGTCTTGACCGCTTCCCATCCGGCGGCCTCGATCGTATGAGCTCTGGAATGGATCGAATGGGATCTGGTGGTGTTGGTGCTCAGTTTGATCGTTCTTCAGACCTGGATCGTGGCTTCGGTGGCAATTCTTTTGGAGGAGCAGGAGGCCCTGGAAGTGGAGCAGGGAATGCCAGAAAGGGTTGTCAAATCTTTGTCCGCAAC CTTCCATTTGACTTCACCTGGAAAATGCTCAAGGATACCTTCAATACATGCG GCATGGTGCAGTATGCTGATATCAAGATGGAGAATGGAAAATCCAAGGGTTGTGGCGTAGTGCGCTTCGACAACCCAGAAACTGCAGATCGTGCATGTCGCACCATGAATGGCTATCGTCTGAATGGAAGGGAAATTGATGTTAGAATTGATAGGAATGCATAG